From Elusimicrobiota bacterium, a single genomic window includes:
- a CDS encoding YvcK family protein, translating into MKNDKFQPKIVVLGGGTGLSVLLRGLKKYTPNLTAVVNVTDDGGSSGALRRELGVLPPGDIRNCLVALSEEENLMTKLFQYRFPSAGSLSGHSFGNLFLTAMSSLSGGFDSGVARASEVLAIRGQVLPVTLSSVTLKATLLNGKVVQGESKITGSDSPIKHLAINPASPPPGPNVIESIMSADGIVIGPGSLYTSIISNLLVRGVTRALKESRAPKIYISNLMTQPGETSGYKLSDHLETIEKYLGKNVINYIVANTKIIDKKVLKRYTKGNSAPVLVDKKKFGKSKLVKSNLVSATKEFVRHNSEKLAAKIIEIIKSHNR; encoded by the coding sequence ATGAAAAATGATAAGTTTCAACCTAAAATTGTTGTTTTAGGCGGAGGCACAGGTCTTTCAGTCCTTCTGCGAGGTTTAAAGAAATATACTCCGAACCTCACTGCCGTTGTTAACGTTACTGACGACGGCGGAAGTTCCGGCGCATTGCGCCGCGAACTAGGAGTATTACCGCCCGGAGACATACGTAACTGTCTAGTGGCTTTGTCAGAAGAAGAAAATCTTATGACAAAACTGTTTCAGTACCGTTTTCCTTCCGCAGGATCGCTGTCCGGACATTCTTTCGGAAATCTTTTTCTCACCGCGATGTCGTCGCTTTCAGGAGGGTTTGATTCGGGCGTAGCCCGCGCAAGCGAAGTGCTTGCGATACGCGGACAAGTTTTGCCCGTAACTTTAAGTTCGGTTACATTGAAGGCGACTCTTTTAAACGGGAAAGTTGTGCAAGGGGAAAGTAAAATTACGGGAAGCGACTCCCCGATAAAACATCTTGCCATAAATCCTGCCAGTCCTCCTCCAGGGCCAAATGTTATTGAATCGATAATGTCTGCGGACGGAATCGTAATCGGGCCGGGATCTCTTTATACATCCATTATATCAAACCTTTTAGTAAGAGGAGTGACGCGGGCCCTTAAAGAAAGCCGCGCTCCGAAAATTTACATTTCCAATCTGATGACACAGCCCGGCGAGACTTCCGGATATAAATTGAGCGATCATTTGGAAACCATAGAAAAATATCTAGGCAAGAATGTTATAAATTATATAGTCGCAAACACAAAAATAATTGATAAAAAAGTATTGAAACGCTACACAAAGGGAAATTCTGCTCCCGTGTTAGTTGATAAAAAGAAATTTGGAAAATCAAAATTAGTTAAATCAAATTTAGTTTCGGCTACAAAAGAGTTTGTGCGCCATAATTCTGAAAAGCTTGCAGCTAAAATAATTGAAATAATAAAGTCGCACAACAGATAA
- the hprK gene encoding HPr(Ser) kinase/phosphatase, with amino-acid sequence MSITVSTFFQDKNEDLKLDLVSGVEGTKREIKVSEINRPGLAFTGYLGHFPAERMQIIGLGEQDYLKSLPLEKQTKILEKIFSFSDIPCFILARGLEPLPEMTRLSEKFKIPVFKTPVMTSQLMGELIFYLENKMSPSTKLHGVLVRVYGLGVLIIGDAGIGKSECALELVKRDHMLVADDVVVIFRRSGNRIIGRGEEIIKHHMEIRGLGIIDVKSLFGIGYILDETNIELVIRLEDWKKNMDYERVGLEENFTTILNVQVPEVVLPVGPGRNLAVLVEIASLNQRLKNQGHYSAQELNQKLIQQMSKKL; translated from the coding sequence ATGAGTATCACGGTATCAACTTTTTTTCAGGATAAAAATGAAGATTTAAAGCTGGACCTTGTTTCCGGGGTTGAAGGGACTAAAAGAGAAATAAAGGTTTCTGAAATAAACCGGCCCGGCCTTGCTTTTACGGGATATTTAGGGCATTTTCCTGCCGAACGCATGCAAATTATTGGTTTGGGAGAACAGGACTACCTAAAATCACTGCCGCTGGAAAAACAAACTAAAATTCTGGAAAAAATATTTTCATTTTCCGATATCCCTTGTTTTATTTTAGCACGAGGACTTGAGCCTTTACCTGAAATGACTCGGCTTAGCGAAAAGTTTAAAATCCCTGTTTTTAAAACACCCGTAATGACTTCTCAGCTTATGGGCGAGCTGATTTTTTATCTGGAAAACAAGATGTCTCCTTCAACAAAACTGCACGGTGTTTTGGTGAGAGTTTACGGCTTGGGGGTCTTAATTATCGGGGATGCAGGGATAGGAAAATCTGAATGCGCGCTGGAGCTAGTTAAAAGAGACCACATGCTTGTTGCCGATGATGTTGTTGTCATATTTAGGCGTTCAGGAAACAGAATTATCGGCCGGGGCGAAGAAATTATTAAGCATCATATGGAAATCAGGGGCTTGGGAATAATTGATGTTAAAAGTCTTTTCGGGATAGGATATATTCTGGATGAAACAAATATTGAACTTGTGATAAGGCTTGAAGACTGGAAGAAAAATATGGATTATGAAAGAGTCGGCCTTGAGGAAAATTTTACGACAATATTGAATGTTCAGGTTCCTGAGGTAGTCTTGCCGGTAGGCCCGGGAAGAAACCTGGCAGTTTTAGTTGAAATCGCGAGTTTAAACCAGAGGCTGAAAAATCAAGGGCATTATTCTGCCCAGGAATTGAATCAGAAACTGATTCAGCAAATGTCAAAAAAATTATGA